One Streptomyces sp. B21-105 genomic region harbors:
- the cbiQ gene encoding cobalt ECF transporter T component CbiQ codes for MGAGHAHRLYLHGHSPVHGLPPHTKLAAVLAFVVVVVSTPREAMWAFGLYALLLAFVAHRARVPARLLLKRLLIEAPFVAFAVLMPFVAEGERVDVLGLPLSVDGLWGAWNVLAKGTLGVAASVLLASTTELRELLLGLQRLKLPPLLVQIASFMIRYGDVIADEMRRMRIARESRGFEARGVRHWGVLAKSAGALFIRSYERGERVHLAMISRGYAGSMPVIDEVTASRAQWSYALTLPFAALVVCVLGWTL; via the coding sequence ATGGGAGCAGGCCACGCCCACCGGCTGTATCTGCACGGACACTCGCCCGTGCACGGTCTGCCGCCGCACACCAAGCTCGCCGCCGTCCTCGCGTTCGTGGTCGTCGTGGTGTCGACGCCCCGGGAAGCGATGTGGGCGTTCGGCCTGTACGCGCTGCTGCTGGCCTTCGTCGCGCATCGCGCGCGCGTGCCCGCCCGGCTCCTGCTGAAGCGGCTGCTGATCGAGGCGCCGTTCGTGGCGTTCGCCGTGCTGATGCCGTTCGTGGCGGAGGGCGAGCGGGTGGACGTCCTCGGACTGCCCCTCAGCGTCGACGGACTGTGGGGCGCCTGGAACGTGCTTGCGAAGGGCACCCTGGGCGTCGCCGCGTCCGTGCTGCTGGCGTCCACCACCGAACTGCGGGAGCTGCTGCTCGGTTTGCAGCGGCTGAAACTGCCGCCGCTGCTCGTGCAGATCGCCTCCTTCATGATCCGTTACGGCGACGTCATCGCGGACGAGATGCGGCGCATGCGGATCGCCCGGGAGTCACGCGGCTTCGAGGCCCGCGGGGTGCGGCACTGGGGAGTGCTCGCGAAGTCGGCGGGCGCGCTGTTCATCCGCTCCTACGAGCGCGGCGAACGCGTGCACCTGGCCATGATCAGCCGGGGGTACGCCGGATCCATGCCGGTGATCGACGAGGTGACCGCGTCCCGGGCCCAGTGGTCGTACGCGCTGACCCTCCCGTTCGCCGCCCTCGTCGTCTGCGTGTTGGGATGGACGCTGTGA
- a CDS encoding penicillin-binding transpeptidase domain-containing protein: MRKGAKAAIVGSVFVVMVGGAGYGAFNIVNALSDTGGSGGPGGAEPVAVKSGPPSDSEVKKTSAAFFAAWEKGQAAAAADLTNNAEKAGPLLTSYGQAAHITGVKITPGNAVGDTVPFSVKATVSFDGKSKPLAYRSRLTVVRGVSTGKALVDWQPSVVHPALKNMDDTLVTGDSSAPSIEAVDRDGKVLTKEKYPSLGPVLDQLRTKYGAKAGGTPGIELAIRHATPDTADTSLLTLAEGKAGKLPTTLSASVQAAAEKAVQKYPESSVVAIKPSTGEVLAVANNRTDGWNAAFLGEVAPGSTMKIISAATLIDNGLTTANGPAPCPSSAVSESQTFKNIKGMKPNEGATLSESFARSCNTAFVKFADEVKVDSLTNEARDRFGIGLDWQTGIPSFDGSVPAAGGPDTAAGLIGQGKVQMNPLNMASVTATAMTGVFRQPVIVPLSLDDRDPAHAKGLSSSTVQQLRSMMNRTATSGTAAEVMAGLSGSRIGAKTGSAEVDGQARSDSWFTGYRGDVAAAAMTQDGGHGVDASGPIVVRVLQAG; encoded by the coding sequence ATGCGCAAGGGTGCCAAGGCGGCGATCGTGGGCTCGGTGTTCGTCGTGATGGTGGGCGGGGCCGGCTACGGAGCGTTCAACATCGTGAACGCGTTGAGCGACACCGGCGGGAGCGGCGGGCCGGGAGGCGCCGAGCCGGTGGCCGTGAAGAGCGGACCGCCGAGCGACTCCGAGGTGAAGAAGACCAGCGCCGCGTTCTTCGCCGCCTGGGAGAAGGGACAGGCCGCGGCCGCCGCCGACCTCACCAACAACGCGGAGAAGGCCGGGCCGCTGCTGACCTCGTACGGCCAGGCCGCGCACATCACCGGCGTGAAGATCACACCGGGCAACGCCGTCGGCGACACCGTGCCCTTCTCCGTGAAAGCCACGGTGTCCTTCGACGGGAAGTCCAAGCCGCTCGCCTACCGGAGCCGGCTGACGGTCGTGCGGGGCGTCAGCACGGGCAAGGCGCTGGTCGACTGGCAGCCGTCGGTCGTCCATCCCGCGCTGAAGAACATGGACGACACCCTGGTCACAGGCGACTCGTCGGCGCCGTCGATCGAGGCCGTGGACCGGGACGGCAAGGTGCTGACAAAGGAGAAGTACCCCTCCCTGGGGCCGGTCCTGGACCAGCTGCGCACCAAGTACGGGGCGAAGGCGGGCGGGACGCCGGGCATCGAGCTGGCGATCCGGCACGCCACCCCCGACACCGCCGACACCTCGCTGCTGACGCTCGCCGAGGGCAAGGCGGGCAAGCTGCCCACCACGCTCAGCGCGAGCGTGCAGGCGGCGGCGGAGAAGGCGGTCCAGAAGTACCCCGAGTCCTCGGTGGTGGCGATCAAGCCGAGCACCGGCGAGGTGCTGGCGGTCGCCAACAACCGCACCGACGGCTGGAACGCCGCGTTCCTGGGCGAGGTCGCGCCCGGCTCCACCATGAAGATCATCAGCGCGGCCACCCTCATCGACAACGGGCTCACCACCGCGAACGGCCCCGCGCCCTGCCCGTCCTCGGCCGTGTCCGAGAGCCAGACCTTCAAGAACATCAAGGGCATGAAGCCCAACGAGGGCGCGACCCTCTCCGAGAGCTTCGCCCGCTCCTGCAACACGGCGTTCGTGAAGTTCGCGGACGAGGTGAAGGTCGACTCGCTGACGAACGAGGCCCGGGACCGCTTCGGGATCGGCCTCGACTGGCAGACCGGCATCCCCTCGTTCGACGGCTCGGTCCCGGCCGCGGGCGGCCCGGACACCGCGGCCGGCCTGATCGGCCAGGGCAAGGTCCAGATGAACCCGCTGAACATGGCGTCGGTGACGGCGACCGCGATGACCGGCGTCTTCCGGCAGCCGGTGATCGTGCCGCTGAGCCTCGACGACCGCGACCCGGCCCACGCGAAGGGGCTGTCGTCGAGCACCGTCCAGCAGTTGCGCTCCATGATGAACCGGACCGCGACCAGCGGCACCGCGGCCGAGGTGATGGCCGGGCTGAGCGGCTCCCGCATCGGCGCGAAGACCGGCTCCGCCGAGGTCGACGGGCAGGCCCGGTCCGACAGTTGGTTCACTGGCTACCGCGGCGACGTCGCGGCCGCCGCGATGACCCAGGACGGCGGCCACGGCGTCGACGCGTCGGGGCCGATCGTCGTGCGGGTGCTGCAGGCCGGCTGA
- a CDS encoding organic hydroperoxide resistance protein → MYVAEATAHGGRDGFVTSQDGQIELKVAMPPQLGGDGNGTNPEQLFAAGYSSCFHNALILVGNRAGYDLAGSTVAAKVGIGPNSSKGYGLAVALSVSLPVLDPGLAEKLVAAAHQVCPYSNATRGNIDVTILLG, encoded by the coding sequence ATGTACGTCGCCGAGGCCACCGCGCACGGGGGCCGCGACGGGTTCGTGACCAGTCAGGACGGCCAGATCGAACTGAAGGTGGCGATGCCGCCGCAGCTGGGCGGCGACGGCAACGGCACCAACCCGGAGCAGCTCTTCGCGGCCGGCTACAGCTCCTGCTTCCACAACGCGCTGATCCTGGTCGGCAACCGGGCGGGCTACGACCTCGCGGGGTCGACGGTGGCGGCCAAGGTCGGGATCGGCCCCAACAGCAGCAAGGGCTACGGGCTCGCGGTGGCGCTCAGCGTCTCGCTCCCCGTCCTGGACCCGGGCCTCGCGGAGAAGCTGGTCGCCGCGGCGCACCAGGTGTGCCCGTACTCGAACGCCACCCGCGGCAACATCGACGTAACGATCCTTCTCGGCTGA
- a CDS encoding energy-coupling factor ABC transporter ATP-binding protein, translating into MDAVTDVTPSPDLTASPDGPASPDGPASLDGPASLEVAGLAFAYPDGHQALFGVDFSVARGERVALLGPNGAGKTTLVLHLNGILTGGTGAVTVAGLPVGKRHLAEIRRKVGIVFQDPDDQLFMPTVREDVAFGPAAAGLKGAALEARVDHALAQVGMAEFKDRPPHHLSFGQRRRVAVATVLAMEPEILVLDEPSSNLDPASRRELADILRALDVTVLMVTHDLPYALELCPRALILSEGVIAADGPTGELLADDTLMRAHRLELPFGFDPRSATMGA; encoded by the coding sequence ATGGACGCTGTGACTGATGTGACGCCCTCGCCCGACCTGACGGCCTCCCCCGACGGGCCGGCCTCCCCCGACGGGCCGGCCTCCCTCGACGGGCCGGCCTCCCTCGAGGTGGCCGGTCTGGCCTTCGCCTACCCCGACGGCCACCAGGCCCTGTTCGGCGTGGACTTCTCCGTCGCGCGCGGGGAGCGGGTCGCGCTGCTCGGACCGAACGGCGCCGGCAAGACGACGCTCGTGCTGCACCTCAACGGCATCCTGACCGGCGGAACCGGCGCCGTGACGGTGGCCGGACTGCCCGTGGGCAAGCGGCACCTGGCCGAGATCCGGCGCAAGGTCGGCATCGTCTTCCAGGACCCGGACGACCAGCTGTTCATGCCGACCGTCCGCGAGGACGTGGCGTTCGGACCGGCGGCGGCCGGACTGAAGGGGGCTGCCCTCGAGGCGCGGGTCGACCACGCGCTCGCGCAGGTCGGCATGGCGGAGTTCAAGGACCGTCCGCCGCACCATCTCTCCTTCGGGCAGCGGCGCAGGGTGGCCGTCGCGACGGTCCTCGCGATGGAGCCGGAGATCCTCGTCCTGGACGAGCCGTCCTCCAACCTCGACCCCGCCTCGCGCCGCGAACTGGCCGACATCCTGCGGGCGTTGGACGTCACGGTGCTGATGGTCACGCACGACCTGCCGTACGCCCTGGAGCTCTGCCCGCGCGCCCTGATCCTCAGCGAGGGCGTGATCGCGGCGGACGGCCCGACGGGCGAGCTGCTCGCCGACGACACCCTCATGCGCGCCCACCGGCTGGAGCTGCCCTTCGGGTTCGACCCGCGCTCCGCGACAATGGGCGCGTGA
- a CDS encoding lamin tail domain-containing protein, giving the protein MSVSSVSARRLTAVAIVAAAVTGAATLPASATAASRPSRPQVEISAVHYDAPGRDDRSAFSLNKEWVELTNTTRHSVNMDGWTLSDNRGDKYTFRHYRLAPRATVRVHTGVGRDTRSDLYQDRRREVWDNRAGTATLRDDHRRQVDQESWGHNRHHGNDRHGNDRHHGNDRHHGNDRHHGNDHR; this is encoded by the coding sequence GTGTCCGTTTCCTCTGTTTCCGCCCGTCGTCTCACCGCCGTCGCGATCGTCGCCGCCGCTGTGACCGGGGCGGCGACACTGCCGGCGTCGGCCACCGCAGCCTCGCGTCCGAGCCGGCCGCAGGTGGAGATCAGCGCCGTGCACTACGACGCACCGGGTCGGGACGACCGCTCGGCCTTCTCCCTGAACAAGGAGTGGGTGGAGCTCACCAACACCACCCGTCACTCCGTGAACATGGACGGGTGGACGCTCTCCGACAACCGCGGCGACAAGTACACGTTCCGCCACTACCGGCTGGCCCCGCGCGCCACGGTCCGCGTCCACACCGGCGTGGGCCGCGACACCCGCAGCGACCTGTACCAGGACCGCCGTCGCGAGGTGTGGGACAACCGCGCCGGCACCGCCACCCTGCGTGACGACCACCGCCGCCAGGTGGACCAGGAGTCGTGGGGCCACAACCGTCACCACGGCAACGACCGCCACGGCAACGACCGTCACCACGGCAACGACCGTCACCACGGCAACGACCGTCACCACGGCAACGACCACCGCTGA
- a CDS encoding energy-coupling factor ABC transporter permease, whose translation MHVPDGFIDAPTSAVTGVVAAGAIAVSLRGARRELDDRTAPLAGLVAAFIFAVQMLNFPVAAGTSGHLLGGALAAILVGPFTGILCVSVVLLMQGVLFADGGLTALGVNITDMAIVTTVVAYAVFRGLVKVLPRGRRSVTAASFVAAVLSVPAAAVAFTFLYWIGGTTDVAIGKVATAMIGVHVLIGVGEAVITALTVGAVLAVRPDLVHGARDLRQTLRLRVNGELVDAPAADGARGGPVAPVAARTSRRTLWAAGLVTSLVLAGFVSFYASASPDGLEKVAADKGIDAKTEKHAASDSPLADYGVKDVTNARLSGGLAGVIGVGVTVVGGSAVFWTVRRRRGADDASPTVAENV comes from the coding sequence GTGCACGTACCCGACGGATTCATCGACGCCCCGACCTCCGCCGTGACCGGTGTGGTCGCCGCCGGCGCCATCGCCGTGAGCCTGCGCGGCGCGCGCCGTGAGCTCGACGACCGGACCGCGCCACTGGCCGGCCTCGTCGCGGCCTTCATCTTCGCCGTCCAGATGCTCAACTTCCCCGTCGCGGCGGGGACCAGCGGCCATCTGCTCGGCGGTGCGCTCGCCGCGATACTCGTGGGTCCCTTCACGGGGATCCTCTGCGTGTCCGTCGTCCTGCTCATGCAGGGCGTGCTCTTCGCCGACGGCGGGCTCACCGCCCTCGGCGTGAACATCACCGACATGGCCATCGTGACGACGGTCGTCGCGTACGCCGTCTTCCGCGGCCTGGTGAAGGTGCTGCCGCGCGGCCGCCGGTCCGTCACGGCCGCGTCCTTCGTCGCCGCCGTGCTGTCCGTGCCCGCCGCCGCCGTGGCCTTCACGTTCCTGTACTGGATCGGCGGCACCACCGACGTCGCCATCGGCAAGGTCGCCACCGCCATGATCGGCGTGCATGTGCTGATCGGCGTCGGCGAGGCCGTGATCACCGCGCTGACCGTGGGCGCCGTGCTCGCGGTGCGGCCGGACCTCGTCCACGGCGCCCGCGATTTGCGGCAGACACTGCGGCTGCGGGTGAACGGCGAACTCGTCGACGCGCCCGCGGCCGACGGGGCGCGCGGCGGGCCCGTCGCCCCGGTGGCGGCGCGCACGTCCCGGCGCACGCTGTGGGCGGCGGGTCTGGTCACCTCCCTCGTGCTGGCCGGGTTCGTCAGCTTCTACGCCTCCGCGAGCCCCGACGGCCTGGAGAAGGTCGCCGCCGACAAGGGCATCGACGCGAAGACCGAGAAGCACGCCGCCTCCGACTCCCCGCTCGCCGACTACGGCGTCAAGGACGTGACGAACGCCCGCCTGTCCGGCGGCCTCGCCGGCGTCATCGGCGTCGGCGTGACCGTCGTCGGGGGCAGCGCCGTGTTCTGGACGGTGCGCAGGCGGCGCGGCGCGGACGACGCGTCGCCCACGGTCGCAGAGAACGTCTGA
- a CDS encoding DUF1876 domain-containing protein yields MTRTATRTAVGWHVELEFEENDRHTRAAALVRLPDGTEVRSQGHASRHTVDADQPRVGEEIAGARALNDIAMQLLTKAHTEIDDASGRTSHSINV; encoded by the coding sequence ATGACCCGCACCGCAACGCGCACCGCAGTCGGCTGGCATGTCGAGCTGGAGTTCGAGGAAAACGACCGGCACACGCGCGCGGCCGCGCTGGTACGGCTGCCCGACGGGACCGAGGTGCGGTCCCAGGGCCACGCCAGCCGGCACACCGTGGACGCCGACCAGCCACGGGTCGGCGAGGAGATCGCCGGCGCCCGGGCGCTCAACGACATCGCCATGCAGCTGCTGACCAAGGCGCACACCGAGATCGACGACGCCTCGGGACGGACGTCGCACTCGATCAACGTGTAG
- a CDS encoding acyltransferase family protein has product MPGDFTLRWSHGSVGELLTGRNNSLGLLRLCLALAVVLSHARVLGYGGKEYLHSFSGGQADLGKLAVYGFFVLSGILVTRSGGRLPVGRFLWHRVLRILPGFWVCLLVAAFVIAPYLYWRVHSTLNGFNGPRGPLDYIRVNWAVSTNQYDVADIMTRARSAGQVHNTAFNGALWSLRYEFLCYLAVATLAFAGILTRARRAVLLITVVLGWLVVRQASTGRYWAGPYDARYLQDIHIFPFAPFGTSFVIYLGFAFALGALIEVYRERIPVSDPLGFASLAVLLGSLHYGYLFTVGIPAFAYLLVWLAIRLPASFRRVGARNDYSYGIYIYGFLVQQTLAMLGYNRWGMPAYLSLTLVVTLLFAVASWHLVERPAMRLKDLRFGKDRHDRNGPVPVIGRRVVPASVAEAVPAQR; this is encoded by the coding sequence ATGCCTGGCGATTTCACGCTGCGCTGGTCCCACGGCAGCGTCGGTGAGCTGCTCACCGGCCGCAACAACAGCCTGGGCCTGCTGAGGCTGTGCCTGGCGCTGGCCGTGGTCCTATCGCACGCCCGCGTCCTCGGCTACGGCGGGAAGGAATACCTTCACAGTTTCAGTGGAGGCCAGGCCGACCTCGGCAAACTCGCGGTCTACGGCTTTTTCGTGCTCTCCGGGATCCTCGTCACTCGCAGCGGTGGCCGCCTCCCTGTCGGCCGCTTCCTCTGGCACCGGGTCCTGCGCATCCTGCCGGGGTTCTGGGTTTGCCTTCTGGTCGCCGCCTTCGTCATAGCCCCGTACCTGTACTGGCGTGTCCACTCCACGCTCAACGGCTTCAACGGACCCCGCGGCCCACTCGACTACATACGGGTCAACTGGGCCGTCTCGACGAACCAATATGACGTAGCAGACATAATGACCCGTGCGCGCTCAGCCGGCCAGGTCCACAACACAGCCTTCAACGGGGCGCTGTGGAGTCTGCGGTATGAATTCCTCTGCTACCTCGCCGTGGCCACCCTCGCATTCGCCGGCATCCTGACGCGGGCCCGCCGAGCCGTCTTGCTGATAACGGTGGTGCTCGGTTGGTTGGTCGTACGTCAGGCAAGCACGGGCCGCTACTGGGCCGGCCCGTACGATGCCCGCTACCTGCAAGACATCCACATTTTCCCCTTCGCGCCGTTCGGCACGTCATTCGTCATCTATCTCGGTTTCGCCTTCGCCCTGGGCGCGCTCATCGAGGTCTATCGCGAACGGATACCTGTCAGCGATCCCTTGGGCTTCGCTTCCCTGGCCGTCCTGCTCGGCAGTCTCCACTACGGCTACCTCTTCACAGTGGGCATTCCGGCCTTCGCCTACCTCTTGGTGTGGCTCGCCATCCGCCTGCCCGCTTCCTTCCGGCGCGTCGGTGCCCGCAACGACTACTCGTACGGAATTTACATATACGGCTTTCTCGTCCAGCAGACTCTTGCCATGCTCGGCTACAACCGGTGGGGTATGCCTGCCTATCTTTCCCTGACCCTGGTCGTCACCCTGCTGTTCGCCGTTGCGTCCTGGCACCTCGTCGAACGCCCGGCCATGCGACTGAAAGACCTCCGCTTCGGCAAGGACCGTCACGACAGGAATGGCCCCGTTCCGGTGATCGGCAGGCGAGTGGTCCCGGCGTCGGTCGCCGAGGCTGTTCCTGCGCAACGGTAG
- a CDS encoding SsgA family sporulation/cell division regulator, which produces MSVVEQYARAHIVTDADQVEEERTAVPVVLRYDPDSDPRSVRVGLPDRHEWTFSRKLLEQGLRAPAGTGDVRVWPCGRVQAIVEFHSEHGVSVVQFESKTLVRFLRRTYTATAAKASAKASARQQPVSP; this is translated from the coding sequence ATGTCTGTAGTCGAACAGTACGCGCGAGCCCATATCGTCACGGACGCCGACCAGGTCGAGGAGGAACGGACGGCCGTTCCCGTCGTCCTGCGCTACGACCCGGACAGCGACCCCCGCTCGGTGCGGGTCGGACTGCCCGACCGGCACGAGTGGACGTTCTCCCGCAAGCTTCTCGAACAGGGCCTGCGTGCCCCGGCCGGCACCGGAGACGTGCGCGTGTGGCCGTGCGGACGCGTCCAGGCCATCGTGGAGTTCCACTCCGAGCACGGCGTCTCGGTCGTCCAGTTCGAGTCGAAGACGCTGGTGCGGTTCCTGCGCCGCACCTACACGGCCACCGCCGCCAAGGCCTCGGCCAAGGCCTCGGCGCGCCAGCAGCCCGTCAGCCCCTAG
- a CDS encoding MarR family winged helix-turn-helix transcriptional regulator yields MTDEETAADRSLLLLDEQLCFALYAAQRAVTAAYRPLLDELGLTYPQYLVLLVLWERGETRVKDLASALRLDYGTMSPLLKRLEAAGLVRRERSAQDERSVLVACTGPGEELKGRAERVPGALLASTGLETAEVARLRDELWGLAERAHPTAERAR; encoded by the coding sequence GTGACTGACGAGGAAACCGCCGCCGACCGCTCGCTGCTGCTCCTCGACGAGCAGCTGTGCTTCGCGCTGTACGCGGCCCAGCGCGCGGTGACGGCCGCCTACCGGCCGCTGCTGGACGAGCTGGGCCTGACCTACCCGCAGTACCTGGTGCTGCTGGTGCTGTGGGAGCGCGGCGAGACGAGGGTCAAGGACCTGGCGTCGGCGCTGCGGCTGGACTACGGCACGATGTCGCCGCTGCTGAAGCGCCTGGAGGCGGCGGGGCTGGTGCGCCGGGAGCGCTCGGCGCAAGACGAGCGCTCGGTCCTGGTGGCGTGCACCGGCCCCGGCGAGGAGCTGAAGGGGCGTGCGGAGCGCGTCCCCGGGGCGCTGCTGGCGTCGACGGGGCTGGAGACGGCGGAGGTCGCGCGGCTGCGCGACGAGCTGTGGGGCCTCGCGGAGCGGGCGCACCCGACGGCGGAGCGGGCCCGCTAG
- a CDS encoding serine hydrolase domain-containing protein yields MDVNGAVAEGFEPVREAFARNFEVLGDRGAAVAVYRDGRKVVDLWGGTKDVDGTAPWERDTAQIVRSATKGVVAAGLLLLHQRGELDLDAPVGTYWPEYKAAGKERTLVRHVLAHRAGVPVLDRPLTPAEATDPDLGAAAVAAQAPAWEPGTDHGYHAQTYSWLTGELVRRITGRPVGEWIADEIAGPVGADLWLGLPAARGGRAGRVGKVAAPAQTGALKTRPKPAVTAAYADPASLTRRAFAAITPLPDENDAAYRAAALPASNGIATADGLARFYASLIGEVEGGVRLLRPETVELARGEQSSGPDRVLVVHTRFGLGPMLHGAASPLLSPRAFGHPGRGGALGLADPESGIAFAYVTNGFRSSVTADPRAQALLRALRTAMA; encoded by the coding sequence GTGGACGTGAACGGTGCGGTGGCCGAGGGCTTCGAGCCGGTCCGGGAGGCGTTCGCACGGAACTTCGAGGTCCTCGGCGACCGGGGCGCGGCGGTCGCCGTCTACCGGGACGGCCGCAAGGTCGTCGACCTCTGGGGCGGCACGAAGGACGTCGACGGCACGGCCCCCTGGGAGCGGGACACCGCCCAGATCGTGCGCTCGGCGACCAAGGGCGTGGTCGCCGCCGGCCTCCTGCTGCTGCACCAGCGCGGCGAGCTGGACCTGGACGCGCCGGTGGGAACGTACTGGCCCGAGTACAAGGCGGCCGGCAAGGAGCGCACCCTCGTGCGGCACGTCCTCGCGCACCGCGCGGGCGTGCCGGTCCTCGACCGGCCGCTGACGCCCGCCGAGGCCACCGACCCCGACCTCGGCGCGGCGGCGGTCGCGGCGCAGGCGCCGGCCTGGGAGCCCGGGACGGATCACGGCTACCACGCGCAGACCTACAGCTGGCTGACGGGCGAGCTGGTGCGGCGGATCACCGGACGGCCGGTCGGCGAGTGGATCGCCGACGAGATCGCCGGGCCGGTCGGCGCCGACCTGTGGCTCGGACTGCCGGCGGCACGGGGCGGGCGTGCGGGGCGCGTGGGGAAGGTGGCGGCCCCGGCGCAGACCGGCGCGCTGAAGACCCGGCCCAAGCCCGCCGTCACCGCCGCCTACGCCGATCCGGCCTCCCTCACCCGCCGCGCCTTCGCCGCGATCACCCCGCTGCCCGACGAGAACGACGCCGCGTACCGGGCCGCCGCCCTGCCCGCCTCCAACGGCATCGCGACCGCCGACGGCCTGGCCCGCTTCTACGCGTCGCTGATCGGCGAGGTGGAGGGCGGGGTGCGGCTGCTGCGGCCGGAGACGGTGGAACTGGCGCGCGGCGAGCAGTCGTCGGGGCCGGACCGGGTCCTGGTGGTGCACACCCGGTTCGGCCTCGGCCCGATGCTGCACGGCGCAGCCTCCCCGCTGCTGTCCCCCCGCGCCTTCGGCCACCCGGGCCGCGGCGGCGCCCTCGGCCTCGCCGACCCCGAGTCGGGGATCGCCTTCGCCTATGTCACCAACGGTTTCCGATCGAGCGTGACGGCGGACCCGCGGGCACAGGCGCTGCTCCGGGCACTGCGGACGGCGATGGCGTGA
- a CDS encoding penicillin-binding transpeptidase domain-containing protein, whose amino-acid sequence MGKRRRVEEQRGKRRPVVAGGMIAVVVAGAGFGVYALYVGGAAADDGKQALWIRTDPPSAAEAKTVAERFLTAWQGGKVAQAAAATDDAAAASALLTGYAKDAHVTGVALSAGQATGARVPFSVKGTVTYKDVSKPLSYTGSLTVVRNPKNGKAQVDWHASVVHPDLQDGDRLVTGPAGTPPVKAVDRDGGELTTAKYPSLAPVLDGLREKYGKKAGGKAGVELQVVRGKAAKAKKVSDKTLLELSKGTPGTVKTTLSPGLQAAAEQQVAKTAKSSVVVLRPSTGEILAVANAGHGFNTAFNGALAPGSTMKVITSSLLIEKDLASADKTHPCPKTFTYGGWKFHNDDDFEITGGTFKASFARSCNTAFISQAPELNDDSLTKQAQQVFGLSMNDWAIGVPSFDGSVPVQSKAQMAASLIGQGGVRMNPLNMASVAATVKSGSFHQPYLVAPSVDDRTLAKASRTMSASTLSQLRELMNYTAAAGTAAEAMSGLGPDYGAKTGSAEVDNQDKPNGWFTAYRGDLAAAGVVQAGGHGGDTAGPIVASLLRLGG is encoded by the coding sequence GTGGGCAAGAGAAGGCGCGTCGAAGAGCAGCGCGGCAAGCGGCGTCCCGTCGTGGCCGGCGGCATGATCGCCGTCGTGGTCGCGGGCGCCGGCTTCGGCGTCTACGCGCTGTACGTCGGCGGGGCGGCGGCCGACGACGGCAAGCAGGCGCTGTGGATCCGGACCGACCCCCCGTCGGCGGCCGAGGCCAAGACCGTGGCCGAGCGGTTCCTCACGGCCTGGCAGGGGGGCAAGGTGGCCCAGGCGGCCGCCGCCACGGACGACGCCGCGGCCGCCTCCGCCCTGCTGACCGGCTACGCCAAGGACGCCCATGTCACCGGCGTCGCCCTCAGCGCCGGCCAGGCCACGGGCGCCAGGGTCCCGTTCTCGGTGAAGGGCACCGTGACGTACAAGGACGTCAGCAAGCCGCTGTCGTACACCGGCTCGCTCACCGTGGTCCGCAACCCGAAGAACGGCAAGGCGCAGGTCGACTGGCACGCGTCGGTCGTCCACCCGGATCTGCAGGACGGCGACCGGCTCGTCACCGGCCCGGCCGGCACCCCGCCGGTCAAGGCCGTCGACCGCGACGGCGGAGAGCTGACGACCGCGAAGTACCCCTCGCTGGCGCCGGTGCTGGACGGGCTGCGGGAGAAGTACGGCAAGAAGGCGGGCGGCAAGGCGGGCGTCGAGCTCCAGGTCGTCCGCGGCAAGGCGGCCAAGGCCAAGAAGGTTTCCGACAAGACGCTGCTGGAGCTCAGCAAGGGCACTCCGGGCACCGTGAAGACCACGCTGAGCCCGGGCCTCCAGGCGGCCGCCGAGCAGCAGGTGGCGAAGACCGCGAAGTCGTCGGTCGTCGTACTGCGCCCCTCCACGGGCGAGATCCTCGCGGTGGCCAACGCCGGTCACGGCTTCAACACCGCGTTCAACGGCGCGCTGGCGCCCGGCTCCACGATGAAGGTCATCACGTCGTCGCTGCTCATCGAGAAGGACCTGGCGTCGGCGGACAAGACGCACCCCTGCCCCAAGACCTTCACCTACGGCGGCTGGAAGTTCCACAACGACGACGACTTCGAGATCACCGGCGGCACGTTCAAGGCGAGTTTCGCGCGCTCCTGCAACACCGCCTTCATCAGCCAGGCGCCGGAGCTGAACGACGACAGCCTGACCAAGCAGGCGCAGCAGGTGTTCGGTCTGTCGATGAACGACTGGGCGATCGGCGTGCCGTCCTTCGACGGTTCGGTGCCGGTGCAGTCGAAGGCGCAGATGGCGGCCTCGCTGATCGGGCAGGGCGGGGTCCGGATGAACCCGCTGAACATGGCGTCGGTCGCCGCGACCGTGAAGTCGGGCTCCTTCCACCAGCCGTACCTGGTCGCCCCGTCCGTGGACGACCGCACGCTGGCGAAGGCCTCCCGCACGATGTCGGCGTCCACGCTGTCCCAGCTGCGGGAGTTGATGAACTACACCGCCGCGGCCGGCACCGCCGCCGAGGCGATGTCGGGCCTCGGCCCCGACTACGGCGCCAAGACGGGTTCCGCGGAGGTCGACAACCAGGACAAGCCCAACGGCTGGTTCACCGCCTATCGGGGCGACCTGGCGGCCGCGGGCGTCGTCCAGGCGGGCGGCCACGGCGGGGACACGGCCGGTCCGATCGTCGCGTCGCTGCTGCGTCTGGGCGGCTGA